TTGCCCTTCCCGCCCGACGATATCAACCTCGGGCTCATGATTACCTGCCTTTTGGTGGCGGTTTTCGTGATTGTGAAGCACAAATCGAACATCAAGCGCCTTTTGAACGGCACCGAGAACGGTTTTGGCAGCAAGCGCAAGACTCCGAAGGCATAAATATTGTAGATTGTTATAAGAATGATTGTCAGTGTCATTCTGAGCGCAGCGAAGCGGAGTCGAAGAATCTAAAAAGACCCATTCGACTTCGCCACGAAGTGGCTTCGCTCAGGGTGACACGCAAGAGATTAGGAAAGATAATATGAAGGTTACAGTTTTAGGTACTGGTGGTTGGGGCCTGACTCTCGGTCAGGTGGTCTATGAAAACAAGTGCGAAGTTTCGTTCTGGACAAACTCGCAGGCCGAAGTCGATCTGCTTTCGACGGAACATCAGTACAAGGACAAACTCCCTGGCGTAATCTTCCCGGCGGATTTCAAGTATACGACCGACATGAATGCGGCCCTCGACGGCTGTGACATGGTGCTTATCGTGGTGCCGAGCCAGTTTATGGGCGGTGTCGCGAAGAACTTGGGCAAGTGGACTCCGGCGAAGGGCAAGGAACCTATCGTTGTCTGCGCCACCAAGGGCATTCTTGAAGGCACGAACCAGCTGATGAGCGAAGTGCTGCTCTCGAACGTGCCGTGGCTCACCGACGACAAGATGGTCGCCTTCAGCGGGCCTTCGCATGCCGAAGAAGTTAGCCGCCATATCCTTACCGCGATTGTGGCCGCCTGCGTGAACGAGGAATCCGCGAAGCTCGTGCAGAAGGTGATGAGCTGTTCTTACCTGCGCGTTTACAGTTCTACCGACATCGTGGGCGTGGAACTCTGCGGTTCTGTGAAGAACGTGATTGCAATT
This genomic interval from Fibrobacter sp. UWR3 contains the following:
- a CDS encoding NAD(P)H-dependent glycerol-3-phosphate dehydrogenase, which translates into the protein MKVTVLGTGGWGLTLGQVVYENKCEVSFWTNSQAEVDLLSTEHQYKDKLPGVIFPADFKYTTDMNAALDGCDMVLIVVPSQFMGGVAKNLGKWTPAKGKEPIVVCATKGILEGTNQLMSEVLLSNVPWLTDDKMVAFSGPSHAEEVSRHILTAIVAACVNEESAKLVQKVMSCSYLRVYSSTDIVGVELCGSVKNVIAIASGVLYGLEASGKYKIGDNTRAALLTRGQAEMCRLGKALGAKSETFAGLAGMGDLIVTCLSQHSRNRYVGEHIGRGETIEQVLAGMKMVAEGVPTCKSTKALADKLGVEMPIVNSVHALLFEGKKVDDVIKDMWGRELKEEVWG